The following are from one region of the Paraglaciecola sp. L1A13 genome:
- a CDS encoding sugar phosphate isomerase/epimerase — protein MKLASYKARLIMLMGAIVITATLSGCGQNESHKGIDDTQDIEPQISVQLWSVKDEVKRDFEGTLTVLADMGFDGVEFAGDFGDYQQRPKELRAFLDGLGLKVSGAHIPFDKLDDAIFSETVAFYQAIGCDTLIVPYDVRAFDSQQVNNVVEDLNRLAAKLAPKGLKIGYHNHEKEFDQYQQSTYWDYIASNTDENVVLQQDVGWTTYAGKDPVEYVKRYPGRTLTTHYKVKLPDDVQGKLPLIGQDTIDWSSLIEANMTVGGTQWLVVEQEEYPNNLKPLEAVKISKQGLETYLDARQ, from the coding sequence ATGAAGCTAGCTAGCTATAAAGCGCGACTCATCATGTTAATGGGTGCCATTGTGATAACGGCAACCCTAAGTGGCTGCGGTCAAAATGAAAGCCACAAAGGCATTGACGATACGCAGGATATAGAGCCTCAAATCAGTGTGCAGTTATGGTCAGTAAAAGACGAAGTAAAACGCGATTTCGAAGGCACGTTAACGGTGCTAGCCGATATGGGGTTTGATGGGGTTGAGTTTGCCGGTGATTTTGGTGATTATCAGCAAAGGCCTAAGGAGCTCAGAGCGTTCTTAGATGGCCTAGGATTAAAGGTCAGTGGAGCACATATTCCGTTTGATAAATTGGACGATGCCATTTTTTCCGAAACCGTCGCATTTTATCAAGCAATAGGTTGTGACACGCTGATCGTGCCCTATGATGTCCGCGCTTTTGACTCACAGCAGGTCAACAATGTTGTGGAAGACTTGAATCGTTTAGCAGCAAAATTGGCTCCCAAGGGGTTGAAAATCGGTTATCACAATCATGAGAAAGAGTTTGATCAATATCAGCAGAGTACGTATTGGGATTACATCGCCAGCAACACAGATGAAAACGTCGTGTTGCAGCAAGATGTAGGCTGGACCACATACGCGGGTAAAGATCCCGTTGAATACGTTAAGCGCTACCCAGGGCGTACTTTAACCACGCACTATAAGGTTAAGTTACCGGATGATGTACAAGGAAAATTACCCTTGATTGGCCAGGATACCATTGATTGGTCGAGCTTAATTGAAGCCAATATGACAGTTGGCGGAACCCAGTGGTTAGTGGTTGAGCAGGAAGAGTATCCGAATAATCTTAAACCACTAGAAGCGGTAAAAATATCAAAGCAAGGTTTAGAAACTTACTTAGACGCTCGCCAATAA
- a CDS encoding AraC family transcriptional regulator, with protein MITSHFSHEDSANFIRSCNISQLLSMFDLLPDILFWIKDTHSRLIHANQCYLEHVGIHTLEQALGQTDADFAPRHIAKQFLNDDQRVIKGETVTERLEMNVLESGEVCWFTTSKRPLFDADGNIVGSYGTSRHLEKTSLALNSMDALKTPMSHIRQHYMQNLSMQELATLSHLSISALERRFKKYLGLTPRHYIIQVRLENARRLLVETTLPINVIAAEVGFQDASYFSRKFFQLFETKPSEFRQSYQ; from the coding sequence ATGATAACATCACATTTTAGTCACGAAGACAGTGCCAACTTCATTCGCAGTTGTAATATAAGCCAACTATTGTCCATGTTCGATTTATTACCCGACATTCTATTTTGGATAAAAGACACCCACAGTCGTTTAATACATGCCAATCAGTGTTATTTAGAACATGTAGGCATTCATACTCTTGAGCAAGCGTTAGGGCAAACTGATGCAGACTTCGCTCCTCGGCACATAGCAAAACAATTTTTGAACGACGACCAGCGCGTGATCAAGGGGGAAACAGTCACCGAGCGATTAGAGATGAATGTACTGGAATCAGGGGAAGTCTGCTGGTTCACCACATCAAAGCGACCACTATTTGATGCCGATGGCAATATCGTTGGCTCCTATGGAACATCGCGCCATTTAGAAAAGACGTCACTCGCCCTAAATAGTATGGACGCCCTCAAAACGCCGATGAGTCATATACGACAGCACTATATGCAAAACCTTTCCATGCAGGAACTTGCAACCTTATCCCATCTATCGATTAGCGCGCTTGAGAGGCGTTTCAAAAAATATTTAGGGCTCACCCCAAGGCATTACATCATTCAGGTACGATTAGAAAACGCCCGGCGTTTACTGGTAGAAACCACTTTACCCATCAATGTAATTGCTGCCGAGGTCGGCTTTCAAGATGCCAGTTACTTTAGCCGTAAATTTTTTCAATTATTTGAAACAAAACCATCGGAGTTTAGACAAAGTTACCAGTAG
- a CDS encoding LytTR family DNA-binding domain-containing protein, producing MTSIPVLIVDDEPLAREGLSLRLSDYQDISVLGCCRNATQAHNMMALNQPEVIFLDIEMPGQTGLEFAQQLREEGNPAKIVFVTAFREFALNAFDFQAFDYLLKPFSNERLKACIDKILSARDVTSVVRKHQKLDALLSRKTGNSIDSLIHSLEVSNYDDLHELQQIISLKSGSQWIRVKLDDIVWIEAAGDYMCVHTHSETHIIRKTLKQFEEELDSVHFPRVSRSAIINIAKLSTLTPNSNGEYVAQLGDDIQVKVGRKYKFSIDELKP from the coding sequence GTGACGAGTATTCCAGTATTAATAGTGGATGATGAACCACTTGCTCGAGAAGGTTTATCTTTGCGCTTAAGTGATTATCAAGATATATCTGTGTTAGGTTGCTGCAGAAACGCCACGCAAGCACACAATATGATGGCGTTGAACCAGCCTGAGGTGATTTTTTTAGATATCGAAATGCCGGGACAAACGGGGTTAGAATTTGCCCAGCAACTGCGTGAAGAAGGCAACCCAGCCAAGATCGTTTTTGTGACTGCCTTTCGAGAATTTGCTCTTAACGCGTTTGATTTTCAGGCGTTTGATTATTTACTTAAGCCCTTCTCTAATGAGCGACTTAAAGCCTGTATCGATAAAATATTGAGTGCACGAGATGTTACCAGTGTGGTGAGGAAACACCAAAAACTGGATGCGTTATTAAGTCGTAAAACGGGCAATTCAATCGACAGTTTAATTCACAGTTTAGAGGTCTCAAATTATGACGATCTACACGAATTACAACAGATCATTTCACTTAAAAGCGGTTCACAATGGATCAGGGTGAAGCTTGACGATATTGTATGGATTGAGGCTGCGGGTGACTATATGTGCGTACATACTCACAGTGAAACGCACATTATTCGTAAAACGCTTAAACAGTTTGAAGAAGAGTTAGATAGCGTACATTTTCCACGAGTGAGCCGCTCGGCCATTATCAATATCGCCAAACTATCTACTTTAACGCCCAACTCAAACGGTGAATACGTCGCGCAATTAGGCGATGATATTCAGGTCAAAGTAGGACGAAAATACAAGTTCAGCATCGACGAATTAAAGCCGTAA
- the gshB gene encoding glutathione synthase: MTIKLGVVMDPIGSINIKKDTSFAMLLGAQARGYEIFYMEMADLYLQNGKPMALMSRLTVQEDAQNWYQLQEEESLGLGELDVILMRKDPPFDGEFLYATQMFELAEQTGTLVVNKAQSLRDFNEKLFTSWFPELIPETLVTRNSKLIREFHATHQDVICKPLDGMGGTSIFRVKPDGNNLGVIIETLTQLGTQYAMFQRYLPEIKDGDKRILIVDGQVVPYALARLPQKGETRGNLAAGGTGRAQPLSESDFKLANSIAPLLVEKGLIFVGLDVIGDRITEINVTSPTCVREIQAAYPVDIIGMLFDAIEKRLSAKDKH, encoded by the coding sequence TTGACCATTAAACTTGGCGTAGTAATGGATCCTATTGGATCAATCAACATTAAGAAAGACACTAGTTTTGCCATGCTTTTAGGCGCCCAAGCACGCGGCTATGAAATTTTCTATATGGAAATGGCCGACTTATACTTACAAAATGGCAAACCCATGGCGTTGATGAGTCGTCTAACCGTGCAAGAAGATGCGCAAAATTGGTATCAACTGCAAGAAGAAGAAAGCTTAGGGTTAGGTGAGCTTGACGTAATTTTAATGCGAAAGGATCCTCCTTTTGACGGGGAGTTTTTATACGCCACGCAAATGTTCGAACTGGCTGAGCAAACCGGAACGCTGGTGGTCAATAAAGCTCAGAGCTTACGAGATTTTAACGAAAAGTTATTTACCTCGTGGTTCCCAGAGCTTATTCCGGAAACCTTGGTGACCCGCAACTCGAAACTTATCCGTGAATTTCATGCAACTCATCAAGATGTGATTTGTAAGCCTCTTGATGGGATGGGTGGTACGTCTATCTTTCGCGTGAAGCCTGATGGTAATAATCTAGGGGTTATTATTGAAACGCTGACCCAACTAGGTACTCAATACGCTATGTTTCAGCGCTACTTGCCTGAAATAAAAGATGGCGATAAGCGAATCTTGATTGTTGACGGTCAGGTTGTACCTTATGCATTAGCGCGTTTGCCACAAAAAGGTGAGACCCGCGGTAACTTGGCCGCAGGTGGTACCGGTCGAGCGCAGCCCTTATCAGAAAGTGATTTTAAATTAGCGAATTCCATAGCACCTTTATTAGTAGAAAAAGGTCTGATATTTGTAGGACTTGATGTGATTGGCGATCGTATAACTGAAATCAATGTAACCAGCCCCACATGTGTGCGGGAGATTCAAGCAGCTTATCCGGTTGATATTATCGGGATGTTGTTTGATGCCATTGAAAAGCGCCTTAGCGCCAAGGATAAACATTAA
- a CDS encoding YceH family protein, giving the protein MLVTLTQHQARVIGVLLEKEVTTPEQYPLSLNSVTTACNQKSNREPVMELSELDVQTTLDELYAKNLIFEQSGSRATRYKHRFCNTEFSDLQFTPQQLAIICVMLLRGPQTPGELRTRAQRMAGFTSVEEVDIALQQLMEHNGEQIVMRLARVPGKRDSRYAQQFYKDTEESISNDCERELPSQHDTNVNVNNAPTQEKRLIKLELTVSTLSEQMQVLQARLDELDR; this is encoded by the coding sequence TTGTTAGTTACCTTAACTCAGCATCAAGCCCGCGTGATCGGTGTATTACTTGAAAAAGAAGTGACCACGCCAGAGCAATATCCCCTGTCGCTTAATAGTGTGACCACAGCATGCAATCAAAAAAGCAATCGAGAGCCTGTTATGGAGCTAAGCGAACTTGACGTGCAAACTACCCTAGATGAACTCTATGCTAAAAATTTAATTTTTGAGCAAAGTGGTAGTCGCGCAACCCGTTATAAACATCGTTTTTGTAACACCGAATTCAGTGACCTGCAGTTTACCCCCCAGCAATTAGCCATCATCTGCGTGATGTTGCTACGCGGCCCACAAACCCCTGGAGAATTAAGAACCCGTGCTCAGCGTATGGCGGGTTTCACCAGTGTCGAGGAAGTGGACATAGCGCTGCAACAACTAATGGAGCACAACGGCGAACAAATAGTCATGCGTTTAGCCAGAGTACCAGGTAAACGTGATTCTCGTTACGCCCAGCAATTTTATAAAGATACCGAAGAAAGCATTAGCAATGACTGTGAACGGGAACTGCCATCACAACATGACACGAATGTAAATGTGAATAATGCCCCCACACAAGAAAAGCGTTTAATAAAATTAGAGCTGACCGTTTCCACCCTCAGTGAACAAATGCAAGTATTGCAAGCAAGACTCGATGAATTAGACCGTTAA
- a CDS encoding gluconate 2-dehydrogenase subunit 3 family protein: protein MDKSSTCSSQHVLHQQASASSEGAELGSPRKRSFLVGLGALIGSVGAANLLGGNAISVAMAYQSNPNSWQSSGRLFTQHQMQLLRDICQLVIPKTETAGAADVDTHGFIDNQLVRCHPAWQQSQVSELLDLIDASAKERFNKRFIQCSEQQQLVLLTSIEEAENEFGHDDAEHFAFLKQLIVFGYFTTEVGATKELAYLPVPGGFTGSIPYSSIGKAWFGGL, encoded by the coding sequence ATGGATAAATCATCAACGTGTTCCTCGCAACACGTTTTACATCAACAAGCATCTGCTTCTTCTGAGGGCGCTGAGCTTGGAAGTCCACGCAAACGCTCTTTTTTGGTCGGTCTTGGGGCTTTAATCGGCAGCGTGGGTGCTGCGAATTTATTAGGCGGTAATGCGATAAGTGTGGCCATGGCTTATCAAAGTAACCCAAATAGCTGGCAATCATCAGGACGATTGTTTACCCAGCATCAGATGCAGTTGTTGCGTGATATATGCCAATTGGTGATCCCAAAAACGGAGACAGCCGGTGCAGCTGATGTGGATACGCACGGTTTTATTGATAATCAGTTGGTGCGGTGTCATCCAGCATGGCAACAGTCTCAAGTTTCAGAGCTACTGGACCTCATTGATGCTAGTGCCAAAGAGCGTTTTAACAAACGTTTTATACAATGCAGCGAGCAACAACAATTGGTCCTACTGACGTCGATTGAAGAGGCTGAGAATGAATTTGGTCATGACGACGCTGAGCACTTCGCTTTTTTAAAACAACTCATTGTATTTGGCTATTTTACCACTGAGGTTGGGGCAACAAAGGAGCTAGCTTATCTACCAGTACCTGGAGGGTTTACAGGCTCAATTCCTTATTCTTCGATTGGCAAAGCATGGTTTGGTGGTTTGTAG
- the serA gene encoding phosphoglycerate dehydrogenase: MSKVSLQKDKIKILLLEGLHQSSLDTLQANGYENIEYLKTSLPEDELIEKIKDVHFIGLRSRTQLTERVIEAANKLVAVGCFCIGTNQVDLKATQKRGIPVFNAPFSNTRSVAELVLGQLILLLRGVPERNAKAHRGEWDKSATGSFEARGKTLGIVGYGHIGTQLSILAEHLGMRVQFFDIEDKLVLGNSTQVKTLKELMSTSDVVSLHVPETVQTQNMIGATELSWMKTGSILMNAARGTVIDIPALVEVLESGQLSGAAIDVFPVEPKSNNEAFESPLCKFDNVILTPHVGGSTQEAQQNIGIEVAGKLVKYSDNGSTLSAVNFPEVSLPSHAQRSRLLHIHKNTPGVLTQINQAFAEKNINIAAQYLQTDDVIGYVVIDVETDDADEALEQLNLIEGTIKSRILL, encoded by the coding sequence ATGAGCAAAGTTTCGCTTCAAAAAGACAAGATCAAAATTTTACTTCTCGAAGGACTACACCAGAGTAGCTTGGACACGCTGCAAGCAAATGGTTATGAAAATATTGAATACTTAAAAACGTCGTTACCTGAAGACGAACTAATTGAGAAAATTAAGGACGTGCATTTTATTGGCCTTCGTTCTCGTACCCAGCTAACCGAGCGGGTTATCGAGGCGGCGAATAAATTAGTCGCGGTAGGATGCTTCTGCATCGGAACGAACCAAGTTGATTTAAAAGCGACCCAAAAACGTGGTATTCCGGTGTTTAATGCGCCTTTCTCAAATACCCGTTCTGTGGCTGAGTTAGTCCTTGGGCAATTAATATTATTGTTACGTGGCGTGCCTGAGCGAAATGCTAAAGCGCATCGTGGTGAGTGGGATAAAAGCGCAACGGGTTCTTTTGAAGCTCGTGGTAAAACGCTTGGTATAGTTGGTTACGGCCATATCGGTACTCAGTTAAGCATTCTGGCTGAGCATTTGGGTATGCGTGTACAATTTTTTGATATCGAAGATAAATTGGTCTTAGGTAACTCTACCCAAGTTAAAACGTTGAAAGAGTTGATGAGCACATCTGATGTAGTGAGCTTACATGTGCCTGAGACTGTGCAAACCCAGAATATGATCGGTGCTACAGAGTTATCGTGGATGAAAACCGGCTCAATTTTAATGAACGCGGCTCGTGGTACGGTTATTGATATTCCGGCGTTAGTCGAAGTATTAGAAAGTGGTCAGTTAAGTGGCGCAGCAATCGATGTATTCCCGGTTGAGCCGAAATCAAATAACGAAGCGTTTGAGTCACCCTTGTGCAAATTCGACAATGTTATTTTAACGCCGCATGTAGGCGGTAGTACCCAAGAAGCACAGCAAAATATTGGTATTGAAGTTGCCGGTAAACTGGTTAAATACAGTGATAACGGTTCTACTTTGTCAGCAGTGAACTTCCCTGAAGTGTCATTGCCATCTCACGCTCAACGTTCACGTTTATTGCATATACACAAAAACACGCCTGGGGTATTAACCCAAATTAACCAAGCGTTTGCTGAGAAGAACATCAACATTGCTGCACAGTATCTGCAAACAGATGATGTCATAGGTTATGTTGTTATTGACGTTGAGACAGATGATGCTGATGAGGCTCTTGAGCAATTGAATCTTATCGAAGGTACCATTAAGTCACGTATTCTATTGTAA
- a CDS encoding TlpA disulfide reductase family protein, giving the protein MAPQWSLFDAEGNEVKSSDFKGKPLIIHFWATWCPYCKKLQPGLDKLYKKYHDQGLQMIAISLREDEGAKPQDELIARGMSFKTLINGDKVAMEKFFARGTPTTFFINAQGQVVVATRLSDPNDPRLEQVVKSILVN; this is encoded by the coding sequence ATGGCACCCCAGTGGAGCCTATTTGATGCCGAAGGAAATGAAGTTAAATCATCGGATTTCAAAGGCAAACCTCTGATTATTCATTTTTGGGCAACGTGGTGTCCTTACTGTAAAAAACTTCAGCCGGGCTTGGATAAATTGTACAAAAAGTACCATGACCAAGGCCTACAAATGATCGCAATTAGTTTGCGTGAAGATGAGGGGGCGAAGCCGCAAGACGAACTGATTGCTAGAGGTATGTCTTTTAAAACATTGATTAATGGTGACAAAGTGGCAATGGAGAAATTCTTTGCTCGAGGGACACCGACTACGTTTTTCATTAATGCCCAAGGGCAAGTTGTGGTAGCTACCAGATTGTCTGACCCTAACGATCCACGTTTGGAGCAAGTGGTTAAATCAATACTGGTTAATTGA
- the ruvX gene encoding Holliday junction resolvase RuvX, with translation MTKTAQRTVLAFDFGTKSIGVAVGQEVTGTASPLDAIKATDGIPNWDVVAKVFEQWQPDLVVVGLPLNMDGTFQQVTFAAKKFANRLHAKYKVPVETTDERLTTVDAKARLFEMGGFKKLNKQKIDSASACLIFESWVEQSYS, from the coding sequence ATGACAAAGACCGCACAACGCACGGTGTTAGCATTTGATTTTGGCACCAAAAGTATTGGCGTTGCTGTTGGCCAAGAAGTTACAGGTACTGCATCTCCTTTGGATGCTATAAAGGCAACTGACGGTATTCCTAACTGGGATGTGGTGGCAAAGGTGTTTGAGCAATGGCAACCTGATCTTGTGGTAGTTGGTTTGCCTTTGAATATGGATGGGACGTTTCAACAAGTAACGTTTGCGGCGAAAAAATTCGCCAACCGTTTACACGCTAAATATAAAGTGCCTGTTGAAACGACGGACGAAAGATTGACCACAGTAGATGCCAAAGCTCGATTATTTGAGATGGGTGGTTTTAAAAAATTAAACAAACAGAAAATTGATAGTGCTTCAGCATGCTTAATCTTTGAAAGTTGGGTAGAGCAATCCTATTCATAA
- a CDS encoding histone deacetylase — protein MNVSNPLSIPLVFHPIYSQLDLPYRHRFPIEKYQAIYDRLTSLGVPTSQFHQPHALTPLQLARVYSPEYVNALSRGELESKAMRRIGFPWSAQLIERSLTAVAGTVLTSSLALEHGKALNLTGGYHHAFANFGSGFCLFNDLYLAALNMLQTPTINKVLVFDCDVHQGDGTAKLASNNPKVFTVSIHGEKNFPHRKQISNLDFPLAKGTEDSEYLHTVEHALHLAFSTFKPNAVIYDAGVDIHINDDLGHLNISTQGVYARDCMVFDVCKQYGVPIAAVIGGGYQRDIESLVDVHLQLYRAAGVVA, from the coding sequence ATGAATGTGAGCAATCCTTTGTCGATACCTTTAGTTTTTCATCCTATATATAGTCAACTCGATTTACCTTATCGACATCGATTTCCGATCGAAAAATATCAGGCTATTTACGACCGACTAACAAGCTTAGGCGTGCCCACCAGTCAGTTTCACCAACCTCACGCCTTAACGCCATTGCAGTTAGCTAGGGTATATAGCCCAGAGTATGTCAACGCGCTCTCAAGAGGGGAACTTGAAAGTAAGGCGATGCGTCGGATTGGATTTCCTTGGTCTGCGCAACTGATTGAGCGGTCTTTGACTGCAGTTGCAGGTACAGTTTTGACCTCGTCCCTTGCCCTTGAACACGGTAAAGCATTAAATTTGACTGGGGGATATCATCATGCCTTTGCTAATTTTGGCTCTGGATTTTGTTTATTTAACGATTTATATTTAGCTGCGCTTAACATGTTACAGACGCCTACCATCAATAAAGTATTGGTATTCGACTGCGACGTGCACCAGGGAGACGGTACGGCGAAATTAGCGTCTAATAACCCAAAGGTGTTTACGGTGTCTATCCATGGTGAGAAAAATTTCCCTCATCGTAAGCAAATCTCTAATTTGGACTTTCCTTTAGCTAAAGGTACTGAAGATAGTGAATACCTACACACTGTAGAACATGCTCTGCATTTAGCTTTTTCTACCTTTAAGCCTAATGCTGTAATCTACGATGCGGGGGTAGATATTCACATAAACGACGATTTAGGCCATCTAAACATATCAACTCAAGGTGTTTATGCTCGCGACTGTATGGTGTTTGACGTGTGTAAGCAATACGGTGTGCCTATTGCAGCCGTGATTGGCGGTGGGTATCAGCGCGACATTGAAAGTTTGGTGGATGTACATCTACAGTTATATCGTGCAGCGGGTGTTGTTGCCTGA
- a CDS encoding YqgE/AlgH family protein yields MNTFQNYLLIAMPSMDDPYFSRSVTYICEHNEDGAMGLVINQPVGMSLKELINQTDEDAVVDDDKADNIVLAGGPVNQDRGFILHTTQPGWTASLALTSDIMVTTSKDILSSLGNEQGPDKSLVALGYAGWSAGQLEEEIRSNSWLMVEADTELLFDTPIHKKWEAAVHKLGIDTWQIGPDVGHA; encoded by the coding sequence ATGAATACGTTTCAAAATTATTTGTTGATTGCCATGCCGAGTATGGATGATCCCTACTTTTCTCGTTCTGTGACTTATATTTGTGAGCACAATGAAGACGGCGCTATGGGGCTGGTTATTAATCAGCCAGTAGGCATGAGCTTAAAAGAGTTGATTAATCAGACCGACGAAGACGCTGTGGTTGACGACGATAAAGCAGATAATATTGTATTGGCTGGTGGGCCAGTAAATCAAGACCGAGGCTTTATTTTACACACTACGCAGCCGGGCTGGACGGCCAGCCTTGCCCTCACTTCTGACATTATGGTGACTACATCAAAAGATATTTTATCTTCTTTAGGTAACGAGCAGGGCCCAGATAAGTCGCTTGTGGCCTTAGGTTATGCGGGTTGGTCAGCGGGTCAATTAGAGGAAGAAATTCGTTCTAACTCTTGGTTAATGGTAGAAGCAGATACTGAATTGTTATTCGATACACCCATCCATAAAAAGTGGGAAGCGGCTGTGCATAAATTAGGTATCGATACATGGCAAATCGGCCCAGATGTTGGGCACGCGTAA
- a CDS encoding GMC oxidoreductase, with translation MSDQMYIKDTDQVYDAIVVGSGLSGGWAAKEFCERGLKTLMIERGRVIEHRKDYIGEGVPPWEMPMRGKVDNILLEQRYRIQKQCYAFNDATKHFFGNDRDLPYTTKDDTTFSWIRANQLGGKSLLWHRQSYRLSDHDFAANSLDGHGNDWPVRYADLEKWYGHVERHAGISGAKEGLEQLPDSEFLPPFEMSKPELDIKAAIEKAFPDRKMIMGRMAHLTQPTQLHIDQGRVQCQARNECQKGCSFGAYFSTQSSTLPAAAATGNLHIAPNSVVHSLIYDEQSKRVKGVRIIDNDTLAEREYYGKVVFLCASTLGSTQIMLNSKSKAFPDGIANSSGVLGHYLMDHNYNAGASGDVPGYEDEYYQGRRPGGIIIPNFQFEPKRGKKNYLRGYALSGGAYREGWQQNATNKGFGAEFKQQVTQAGKWRFGLHAQGEMLPRFENTVKLHSTLKDKWGIPQLEINCRWSDNELDMMKDAADTADETLKIAGVENVHSYVTQGPPGLAIHELGTARMGHDPKDSVLNKFNQTHDINNLFVTDGASFSSSAVQNPSLTFMALTARAVDYAVSEMQQGRI, from the coding sequence ATGAGTGACCAGATGTATATAAAAGACACTGACCAAGTTTACGACGCGATTGTTGTTGGTTCAGGTCTGTCCGGCGGCTGGGCTGCCAAAGAGTTTTGTGAGCGTGGATTAAAGACTCTAATGATTGAACGGGGCAGGGTAATAGAACATCGCAAGGATTATATCGGCGAAGGTGTACCACCGTGGGAAATGCCCATGCGGGGTAAAGTTGACAATATCTTGCTTGAACAACGCTATCGTATTCAAAAACAGTGTTATGCCTTCAACGATGCAACAAAACACTTTTTTGGAAACGACAGGGACTTACCTTACACCACCAAAGATGACACGACCTTTAGTTGGATTAGAGCCAACCAACTCGGTGGAAAATCACTATTGTGGCATAGACAATCCTATCGTTTAAGCGATCATGATTTTGCTGCAAACAGTTTAGATGGCCACGGTAATGATTGGCCAGTACGATACGCAGATCTTGAAAAATGGTATGGCCATGTTGAACGCCATGCTGGTATAAGCGGCGCTAAAGAAGGTTTAGAGCAACTACCCGATAGTGAGTTTTTACCCCCCTTTGAAATGTCTAAGCCGGAGTTAGATATTAAAGCCGCCATTGAGAAAGCGTTTCCTGATCGCAAGATGATCATGGGGCGAATGGCGCATTTGACTCAGCCCACGCAATTGCACATTGATCAAGGGCGCGTGCAGTGCCAAGCACGTAACGAATGTCAAAAGGGTTGTTCATTTGGCGCGTACTTTTCCACCCAAAGTTCTACCTTACCCGCCGCCGCGGCTACAGGTAATTTGCATATCGCGCCGAACAGCGTGGTACACAGTTTGATTTACGATGAGCAAAGCAAGCGCGTTAAAGGGGTCCGTATCATTGATAACGATACACTCGCAGAGCGGGAATATTACGGAAAAGTCGTGTTTCTGTGTGCATCAACATTGGGCAGTACCCAAATCATGCTCAATTCTAAGTCGAAAGCATTTCCGGATGGTATCGCCAATAGCTCAGGCGTGTTGGGACATTATTTGATGGATCACAACTACAATGCAGGGGCTTCGGGAGATGTACCCGGCTACGAAGATGAGTATTATCAAGGCCGTCGGCCCGGCGGTATTATTATTCCTAACTTTCAATTTGAGCCTAAACGGGGTAAGAAGAATTACCTACGGGGTTACGCTTTATCGGGCGGAGCTTATAGAGAGGGGTGGCAGCAAAACGCCACTAATAAAGGGTTTGGCGCAGAATTTAAACAGCAAGTGACCCAAGCGGGGAAATGGCGGTTTGGTTTGCATGCCCAAGGCGAAATGTTACCGCGTTTTGAAAATACCGTGAAATTGCATTCCACCCTAAAAGATAAATGGGGCATTCCACAACTGGAGATTAATTGCCGTTGGTCAGATAACGAATTAGACATGATGAAAGATGCTGCCGACACCGCCGACGAAACGCTAAAAATCGCAGGTGTAGAGAATGTTCACAGTTATGTTACTCAGGGGCCGCCTGGGCTGGCTATTCATGAGTTAGGTACAGCGAGAATGGGCCACGATCCGAAAGACTCAGTATTGAATAAATTTAATCAGACCCACGATATAAATAACTTATTTGTAACCGACGGCGCGAGTTTTAGTAGCTCAGCAGTGCAAAATCCTTCTTTAACGTTTATGGCTCTCACAGCTAGGGCTGTGGATTACGCTGTATCAGAAATGCAGCAAGGGCGAATTTAG
- a CDS encoding DUF3718 domain-containing protein, translating into MKNIIISSMLGLSALCASPANAEYIEPALEKKLVRICYAIRSDSRIKLHVAINKSGIRVKSLAKGYVCNGHDPVTFAALNNANRTGSLMANRLNVDYQALLAKL; encoded by the coding sequence ATGAAAAATATAATCATTAGCAGCATGTTAGGATTAAGCGCCTTGTGCGCAAGCCCCGCGAATGCAGAGTATATAGAGCCTGCATTAGAAAAAAAATTAGTGAGAATTTGTTATGCGATCAGAAGTGACAGTCGCATCAAGCTTCACGTGGCAATAAATAAAAGTGGCATACGAGTAAAGTCATTAGCCAAGGGGTATGTCTGTAATGGTCATGACCCGGTCACTTTTGCAGCCCTTAATAATGCGAATCGAACAGGGTCACTTATGGCAAATAGGCTCAATGTCGATTACCAAGCGTTATTGGCCAAACTATGA